A window of Cryptomeria japonica chromosome 3, Sugi_1.0, whole genome shotgun sequence contains these coding sequences:
- the LOC131068489 gene encoding uncharacterized protein LOC131068489 isoform X1: MPTEGAAWERREILREKRYERGEKISFARGRREGAAASAPQPPLALNPVSSNRSAWLSASARQGRSRHFFDDSTYGSISSPSDIPGKGRSRLFLDDGAYGSIPSPSSDIPCKGRSRLFLDDGAYGPIPIPSTDVPAREKIYEEDNLGFHMEGRYNKRNRELIGSGPRGGYLSSEGKTYEDENLGFRMEGRYSKRGREPVGSGLGSINASCDILDLGKSYEDEGLGFRVEGRFNRRSRELVGSSLSSRRPSFDDAAKEKFYEEESPPGFYMEGMYSKRGRELVIGSDLSSSHSQRDRKHQNWDGELITGSDLPHRDRKTQHWDSGLSSFLSTGRHDTVIGKSVDQMSLHSPHLYFDKQISWDQIQSQEPYRKTALEYASSDNKFVAQMGGSENDFGRFSRDFETKLDTHGSFSSSDSLLGDAQNPQQDHLDSFISRKCSKWAHLGKYSWSSLSGQTGIAKEPDKELKEPHDIHGSMFVHDSTSKMSTSALGVVVDDETHSRKKQRLGWGQGLAKYEKRKVEGPEDENNRRDIIQYDIPLSSKTEVLSPPLEMNLDGRSPKVNGSSGYMSPATTYSITCISSPDEHVSSSGAGTNDMTDEEKACHNVADNNCNGVHVASGSHLLQCSLPISGSESILVETSSEHVEQSTILTTDKQNTEVITSNFSGSESSLAAGKLLSVKNDILQKLENTEHEIEKYEIELRLLISEIEFNADGNDLLGACTEVVDRDLGDRCSNALDVDVQVSSTAPTSNDGPIGPSLDPNGNQVCASSVPLEMQSVKCQMPIQKENATNLKVVGVEGSEEDLMDKQSMECQLVQTIGSQADTLLVRSQIQAISEIKDCENVTGNENECPWEGQSNLIEDPISVSYIENDGGVSAHLRSTNGGADIVSSIYAANKKLTREALECNEKFLPADMGITGDILSDVLDSSMWKQLHERNREQIEAKIVDQRQFLLFKERALALKFRVLRQLWKDDQYSLSTKRHRARAQKRSEINCRANGGNQKYQLPIRSRFASPAGTSFCPPTKKAIELAGKLISDRQDRPCRSVLKMPALVLDEKEKVVRFSTSNGIVDDPIAVEKERIVINPWTHEEREIFLEKFAIFGKNFSKVASFLEHKTVADCIEFYYKNQKSESFEKVKKMHKVQKERDCHHVSTYLATAGNNRHRDSNAVSLDVFNASSVVAASTSHQANVFQNTPPMNALRTVVGLFSEKQSRDARDLESERECTAAADVLAGICGALSSEAVSSCITGGADQSEVLHENSFSRSFLKDNGYPSITEALQSNEIQYSSEEGCEEVYVDWTDDEKACFINALTMFGRDFESISRYIGSRTEEQCKTFFSKVRKRLGLDELMLRESYIPTKNNDGSDDDERGGLIDVSTSLCDIDSSAKVPAISDPEAFNSGQLNFKASTVIEGAQKIEAQDNEVEFFMEEAKSPQNEETGQNTSTGAVQIDVKMSLKEAAFSPHGEHFLSEGSLTDTRGDCQIGTLMDIQHDENILKVKEDLLCCNNNTETQSKAETNDSIERFHGTLHIENTFIVDKGKSKGLEIEGLTDSISSEKIIRSPCNIKEESFCTHVTSGFRSVDTTEFSAPVLSQNSLNNLEVMHKDECMTSLHASGNVSSNEKYLIGSVLLITGSDPFDKCEVISSPKINAGMESNTDILISKAISNESVTPSLITKETPQRVFLDQKASCSIPVPSYMSDSQLNKKFSDAFSQVSQPMVHHMQPEVVAWDQKQEVPSNVVLSKNHSMFQESASSLVRNQKLESGMVHHYPNQSGSQNQNQEELCLGAMLQSMQQSDTSVSGLSSQQFQGLKLKDCSNGNVDDGKYEILQCSADTEQSPRNFGGHQLKVLHQTESQSCSSLISNAYQQGSLKQNSCHSEVSSQVPGGQHLLVTNLEDPCLKKSTDACQQTKHKQLVQGGPNPQMKSRQQHQVIQQNLQENVLETSANANKEHLALAAHFIEKPISKQLMWDQRKQSTQYAEHYQLLHLWQQKNRGHNIICDNHMLSLKEEKQVDHQGCLQFQQTNNKFKPVTKPVYSYQSSSPTPKTDEQTANRGDVKLFGQILQSHSSNLSKLPPRNEVVNCSTASFEGRQKLSHVPENDEHCHAVANFLSEQQLPAKYVCMYSEGIAGKTKNNTSWKLKESTEMSECFAEGCSGPKTNFRKAGTVHSSQEFGGRNLQFWEDSSRHDPCKNTSQTRISHFSKDLDSQCKSMSECFSGSSSVDQTVKANKFKVLSLDSSMIPGWHGSVIQDVPYLTKDPLTVRECDYYPSGYKELGNGYIFSLGVKQPDLLVELRRGAGFDRTLSHEPGRCDTVQSILPFQGQMRNISSHTGIQAGRGVPGGSFVSDPVAAFRMQCSTVEQVKASFQHPHFRSTRDQGLGRGDYGS; the protein is encoded by the exons CGTCAGCACGTCAAGGTCGAAGCAGACATTTCTTCGATGATAGCACTTATGGATCAATATCTAGTCCATCTGATATTCCCGGCAAAGGTCGAAGCAGGCTTTTCCTGGATGATGGTGCTTATGGGTCAATTCCTAGTCCCTCATCTGATATTCCCTGTAAAGGTCGAAGCAGACTTTTCCTGGATGATGGTGCTTATGGACCGATTCCTATTCCATCAACTGATGTCCCTGCCAGGGAAAAAATCTATGAAGAGGATAACCTGGGCTTCCACATGGAGGGGAGATACAACAAGAGAAATAGAGAACTCATCGGGTCAGGTCCTAGAGGTGGTTACCTGTCGTCTGAGGGAAAAACATATGAAGATGAGAACTTGGGCTTCCGCATGGAGGGGAGATACAGTAAGAGAGGCAGAGAACCAGTGGGATCAGGTCTTGGCTCCATCAACGCATCCTGTGACATTCTTGATCTGGGGAAGTCCTACGAAGATGAGGGCTTGGGATTCCGTGTGGAGGGGAGGTTCAATAGAAGGTCCAGGGAACTCGTAGGATCGAGCCTTAGCTCTAGAAGGCCATCATTTGATGACGCTGCCAAGGAGAAATTTTACGAAGAGGAGAGTCCGCCGGGCTTCTACATGGAGGGAATGTACAGTAAGAGGGGCAGAGAACTAGTAATAGGATCAGATCTTAGCTCCAGTCATTCACAGAGAGACAGAAAACATCAAAATTGGGATGGCGAACTAATAACAGGATCAGACCTTCCACACAGAGACAGGAAAACACAACATTGGGACAGCGGGCTAAGCAGTTTCCTTTCCACAGGTAGGCATGACACTGTGATTGGGAAATCAGTGGATCAAATGTCTTTGCATTCCCCACATCTATATTTTGACAAACAGATCTCATGGGATCAAATTCAATCCCAGGAACCGTACAGAAAAACAGCACTGGAGTATGCAAGCTCGGACAACAAATTTGTTGCACAGATGGGAGGGTCTGAAAATGATTTTGGAAGATTTTCTAGGGATTTTGAGACAAAACTTGACACGCATGGAAGCTTCAGCAGCTCTGATAGTTTGCTTGGAGATGCCCAAAATCCTCAGCAAGACCATCTAGACAGTTTTATTTCCAGGAAGTGTTCAAAATGGGCACATCTTGGAAAGTATTCTTGGAGTTCTTTATCTGGTCAGACAGGCATTGCCAAAGAACCTGACAAGGAGCTCAAGGAACCCCATGATATACATGGAAGTATGTTTGTGCATGATTCTACTTCAAAAATGTCTACAAGTGCCCTTGGTGTTGTAGTAGATGATGAAACTCATTCACGGAAGAAGCAGCGCCTTGGATGGGGTCAGGGTTTAGCAAAGTATGAAAAACGGAAAGTTGAGGGCCCCGAGGATGAAAACAATAGGAGAGACATTATTCAATATGACATACCTCTATCATCCAAAACGGAAGTTCTTAGTCCTCCTTTGGAAATGAATCTGGATGGTAGAAGCCCTAAGGTGAATGGAAGCTCAGGATACATGTCACCTGCGACAACATATTCCATTACCTGCATTTCATCACCTG ATGAACATGTATCATCTTCAGGAGCTGGAACAAATGACATGACTGATGAAGAAAAGGCATGTCATAATGTTGCTGATAATAATTGCAATGGAGTGCATGTTGCCAGCGGGAGTCATCTGTTACAGTGTAGCCTACCAATATCAGGATCTGAGAGTATTTTGGTGGAAACTTCTTCGGAGCATGTGGAACAATCAACCATTTTAACCACAGACAAACAAAATACAGAGGTAATCACCTCCAATTTCTCTGGTTCGGAGTCGTCACTAGCTGCTGGCAAGCTACTTTCTGTAAAGAATGATATATTGCAGAAATTGGAAAATACGGAGCATGAGATTGAGAAGTATGAGATAGAGCTCAGGTTGTTGATTTCTGAAATAGAATTCAATGCTGATGGAAATGATCTATTGGGAGCATGCACAGAAGTGGTTGACAGAGACCTTGGGGATAGGTGTTCAAATGCCTTGGATGTTGATGTTCAGGTGTCTTCTACAGCACCTACTTCCAATGATGGACCTATAGGACCTTCCTTGGATCCAAATGGCAATCAAGTGTGTGCTTCAAGTGTTCCTTTGGAAATGCAATCTGTGAAATGTCAAATGCCAATACAAAAGGAGAATGCTACAAACTTGAAGGTTGTTGGTGTTGAAGGATCTGAAGAAGATTTGATGGATAAGCAATCTATGGAATGTCAGTTGGTACAAACAATAGGCAGTCAAGCTGATACACTACTTGTTAGATCCCAAATACAAGCAATATCAGAAATCAAGGACTGTGAAAATGTCACTGGAAATGAAAATGAATGCCCTTGGGAAGGTCAGTCAAATTTAATTGAAGATCCTATTTCTGTTTCTTACATTGAGAATGATGGAGGAGTTTCTGCGCATTTAAGGAGCACAAATGGTGGGGCAGACATTGTGTCCTCAATATATGCTGCTAATAAGAAACTAACTAGAGAGGCATTGGAGTGTAATGAAAAGTTTTTGCCAGCAGATATGGGTATAACTGGTGACATCTTGTCTGATGTTTTAGATTCATCAATGTGGAAGCAGTTGCATGAAAGGAACAGGGAGCAGATAGAAGCAAAGATAGTCGATCAAAGACAATTTCTGCTCTTCAAAGAAAGAGCTCTGGCATTGAAATTCAGGGTTCTCAGGCAGTTGTGGAAAGATGATCAATATTCATTGTCTACAAAGAGGCACCGGGCAAGAGCACAGAAACGTTCGGAAATTAATTGTCGCGCAAATGGTGGAAATCAAAAGTATCAATTGCCAATCAGATCCAGATTTGCATCTCCAG CAGGTACTTCATTTTGCCCACCTACCAAGAAAGCAATTGAATTGGCAGGTAAACTTATATCTGATCGCCAGGACAGGCCCTGTAGGAGTGTTTTAAAGATGCCTGCATTAGTTTTggatgagaaagagaaagttgtgAGATTTTCTACATCGAATGGTATAGTGGACGATCCTATTGCTGTTGAGAAGGAGCGCATTGTGATTAATCCATGGACTCATGAAGAGAGAGAAATTTTCCTGGAGAAATTTGCCATATTTGGTAAGAACTTCAGCAAGGTTGCTTCCTTTTTGGAACACAAGACTGTAGCAGACTGTATTGAATTCTATTACAAAAATCAAAAGTCAGAAAGTTTCGAGAAAGTAAAGAAAATGCATAAGGTGCAGAAGGAAAGAGATTGCCACCATGTAAGTACCTATCTTGCAACTGCTGGAAACAATCGTCACCGGGACTCAAACGCAGTTTCATTGGATGTATTCAACGCTTCATCAGTTGTAGCTGCGAGCACCAGTCACCAGGCAAATGTTTTTCAGAACACCCCACCAATGAATGCTCTAAGGACAGTTGTGGGCCTGTTTTCTGAGAAACAATCAAGAGATGCTCGTGATCTGGAAAGTGAAAGAGAGTGCACTGCTGCAGCAGATGTTTTAGCAGGGATTTGTGGTGCTTTATCATCTGAGGCAGTGAGTTCTTGTATAACTGGTGGAGCTGATCAATCTGAAGTCCTCCATGAGAACAGTTTTTCAAGGTCTTTTTTGAAGGATAATGGCTACCCCTCAATAACTGAAGCTCTGCAAAGTAATGAAATACAATACTCCTCTGAGGAAGGCTGTGAGGAAGTCTATGTAGATTGGACTGATGATGAGAAGGCCTGTtttattaatgctttgaccatgtttgGTAGGGATTTTGAAAGTATCTCTCGTTATATTGGATCTAGAACTGAGGAACAGTGTAAGACATTTTTTAGCAAAGTTCGCAAACGGCTTGGACTTGATGAACTCATGCTGCGAGAATCATACATCCCCACAAAAAACAATGATGGAAGTGATGATGATGAGCGAGGGGGGCTTATTGATGTGTCTACATCATTGTGTGATATAGATTCTTCTGCAAAGGTGCCTGCAATTTCAGATCCAGAGGCTTTTAATTCAGGTCAATTAAATTTCAAAGCCTCTACAGTCATCGAGGGTGCTCAGAAGATTGAAGCACAGGATAATGAAGTTGAGTTTTTTATGGAAGAAGCTAAGTCTCCTCAAAATGAAGAAACTGGACAAAATACAAGCACAGGTGCAGTGCAGATTGACGTGAAGATGAGCCTCAAGGAAGCTGCATTTTCTCCACATGGGGAGCATTTTTTAAGTGAGGGGTCATTGACAGATACAAGAGGTGATTGTCAAATAGGTACACTGATGGATATACAACACGATGAAAACATTCTGAAGGTTAAAGAAGATCTTTTGTGTTGTAATAACAACACAGAAACACAAAGTAAAGCTGAGACTAATGATAGTATAGAAAGGTTTCATGGGACCCTTCACATTGAGAATACATTCATTGTTGACAAAGGTAAATCAAAGGGACTTGAAATTGAGGGATTGACAGATTCTATATCTTCTGAAAAGATTATTAGATCCCCTTGCAACATAAAGGAGGAGAGCTTTTGTACACATGTAACAAGTGGGTTTAGATCTGTGGATACAACAGAGTTTTCTGCTCCAGTTCTAAGCCAAAACTCATTGAATAATTTGGAGGTTATGCATAAAGATGAATGCATGACATCTCTGCATGCTTCTGGTAATGTCTCTAGCAATGAAAAATATTTGATAGGTTCAGTGCTTCTTATTACAGGGAGTGATCCTTTTGATAAGTGTGAGGTGATATCAAGCCCAAAGATCAATGCAGGCATGGAAAGCAATACTGATATTTTAATTTCAAAGGCCATATCAAATGAAAGTGTGACACCATCATTAATTACTAAGGAAACACCACAGAGAGTTTTTTTGGATCAAAAGGCATCATGTTCTATTCCAGTACCTTCCTACATGTCTGATTCTCAGTTAAACAAAAAGTTCTCTGATGCGTTTTCCCAGGTTTCTCAACCAATGGTTCATCATATGCAACCTGAGGTGGTGGCCTGGGACCAAAAACAAGAAGTACCCTCTAATGTGGTACTTTCGAAAAATCATAGTATGTTTCAAGAAAGTGCATCATCACTAGTTAGGAACCAAAAGCTGGAAAGTGGCATGGTCCACCATTATCCAAACCAGAGCGGAAGTCAGAACCAAAACCAGGAAGAGTTGTGTCTAGGTGCAATGCTTCAGTCTATGCAGCAGTCAGATACGTCTGTTTCTGGACTGTCGTCTCAACAGTTTCAAGGCCTTAAGCTTAAAGATTGTAGTAATGGAAATGTGGATGATGGCAAGTATGAAATCCTTCAATGCTCTGCAGATACTGAACAGTCACCCAGAAATTTTGGAGGCCATCAGTTGAAGGTGCTACATCAAACAGAGTCTCAGTCTTGTAGCAGTCTAATTTCTAATGCTTATCAGCAAGGATCCCTTAAACAGAATTCATGCCATTCTGAAGTGTCATCTCAGGTTCCTGGAGGTCAGCACTTGTTGGTAACGAATCTGGAAGATCCCTGTTTGAAAAAATCTACAGATGCTTGCCAACAAACTAAACACAAGCAGTTGGTGCAGGGAGGTCCTAATCCACAAATGAAAAGTCGGCAACAACACCAGGTTATTCAGCAGAACTTACAAGAAAATGTATTGGAGACATCGGCGAATGCTAACAAGGAACATTTGGCTCTGGCTGCTCATTTTATTGAAAAGCCAATTTCAAAGCAGCTAATGTGGGATCAGAGAAAGCAGTCCACCCAGTATGCGGAGCATTACCAACTTCTTCATCTATGGCAACAGAAGAATAGGGGTCACAACATCATCTGTGATAATCATATGCTATCACTAAAAGAAGAAAAACAGGTAGACCATCAAGGATGTCTGCAATTTCAGCAGACTAATAACAAATTTAAACCTGTTACAAAACCAGTGTACAGCTACCAGTCATCATCCCCAACCCCCAAGACTGATGAACAGACAGCAAATAGAGGCGATGTGAAGCTTTTTGGTCAGATCCTTCAGTCTCATTCATCAAACTTATCAAAGCTACCACCAAGAAATGAGGTTGTTAACTGTTCCACTGCATCCTTTGAAGGTAGGCAAAAACTATCGCATGTTCCTGAAAATGATGAACATTGTCATGCAGTGGCAAATTTTTTATCTGAACAGCAATTGCCTGCAAAATATGTTTGCATGTATTCTGAAGGCATTGCAGGCAAAACCAAAAATAACACAAGTTGGAAGCTGAAGGAATCTACAGAAATGTCAGAATGTTTTGCAGAAGGGTGTTCAGGCCCAAAAACTAATTTTAGGAAGGCAGGCACAGTACATTCTAGTCAGGAGTTTGGTGGGCGAAATTTACAGTTTTGGGAGGATAGTTCCAGGCATGATCCTTGTAAGAATACAAGTCAAACTAGAATTTCGCATTTTTCAAAGGATCTGGATTCACAGTGCAAGTCAATGTCAGAATGTTTTTCAGGTAGTAGTAGTGTAGACCAAACTGTCAAAGCTAACAAATTTAAAGTGTTATCTTTAGATTCATCCATGATACCAGGGTGGCATGGTAGTGTGATACAGGATGTGCCATACCTAACGAAGGATCCATTAACAGTGAGGGAATGTGATTATTATCCTTCAGGATACAAAGAGTTGGGAAATGGTTACATTTTTTCACTGGGTGTGAAACAGCCTGATCTTTTAGTTGAACTTAGGAGAGGGGCAGGTTTTGACAGAACACTTTCTCATGAACCTGGAAGATGTGATACGGTGCAATCTATATTACCTTTCCAAGGTCAGATGAGAAATATTTCTAGTCACACGGGGATTCAGGCAGGCAGAGGAGTGCCTGGAGGAAGCTTTGTGTCAGATCCAGTTGCTGCTTTTAGAATGCAATGCTCTACGGTAGAACAAGTGAAAGCATCATTTCAACATCCTCACTTTAGAAGCACTAGAGATCAAGGGTTGGGGAGAGGTGATTATGGCAGTTAG